A window of Chloracidobacterium sp. N contains these coding sequences:
- a CDS encoding REP-associated tyrosine transposase, whose amino-acid sequence MRKKLIEVALPLEAINAASAREKSIRHGHPSTLHLWWARRPLAAARAVIFAQMVDDPASVPEEFPTPEAQERERQRLFRLLEQLVQWENTTNEEVLESARREIRRSWARHCLGAAASRLSDDEIVEAINAGRMPALPGFHDPFAGGGALPLEAQRLGLEAWASDLNPVAVLINKAMIEIPPRFAGQPPVNPEARQDKQLFAREWKGAQGLAEDVRYYGQWMRAEAEKRIGHLYPKVEVTAAMAADRPDLKPLVGQKLTVIAWLWARTVKSPNPAFADVDVPLVSTFILSSKAGKEAYVEPIILASRPRLVAGETPALPGTPALPGYYFTVKVGKPPESAKNGTKLARGANFQCLLSGMPIPSEYIKAESMAGRMGERLMAIVAEGPSGRVYLPPAEEHERMARSAQPSWKPDQPMNRDTCDLVSGRGYGFFTWADLFTPRQLVALTTFSDLVAEAMEKCREDYLGARASRPRTIWHSRGRLPHFEAGEVPQHITFRLHDSLPRELLARWQDELARLPEDEQALERRKRIEAALDAGHGACWLRDPHIAELVEQSLLHFDGERYALHAWCVMPNHVHVLVTPLHGNSLSSILHGWKSFTAKEANRRLGREGPFWMEEYFDRAIRDENHFRRVVEYIGNNPVKAGLCPEPSAWRWSSAWEGGRPARHDSRAGRPRSQDAIPLRNGGTGATAYAEAVGTYLGEAVSKITAYHCSMGIWRANMGKSGRVFGRQAIPMVWDYPECNPFAGAGGDWHGAYSDGAKVLASLGMHAYGHVQQAAAQEAGEVVTISPVISTDPPYYDNIGYADLSDFFYVWLRRSLRPVFPDLFATLSTPKAEELVATPYRHGSKEKAEQFFLDGMTQAMHRLAAQAHPAFPVTIYYAFKQAETLGARASRPRFVAGGTPALPGVASTGWETFLDAVICAGFAITGTWPMRTEQSAALKTTVNALASSIVLVCRPRAADAPTATRREFVQALKTELPPALAELQKANIAPVDLAQAAIGPGMAVYTRYAQVLKAEGLPVTVREALALINATLDEVLAEQEGDFDADTRWAIAWFEQYGFEKGEYGEAETLSKAKNTSVEGLVEAGVLESGRGKVRLVQPGELPADWDPETDLRLTDWEVVHHLIRALEAGGESGAATLVAKLGAKAETARELAYRLFTVCERRKRAAEAFAYNALVQSWPEIVRLAAESRTTRPAQETLFEHTEA is encoded by the coding sequence ATGAGAAAGAAGCTGATCGAAGTTGCACTCCCGCTCGAGGCCATCAACGCCGCCAGCGCTCGTGAGAAGTCCATTCGCCACGGCCACCCCAGCACCCTGCACCTGTGGTGGGCGCGCCGTCCGCTGGCTGCGGCCCGGGCCGTCATCTTTGCCCAGATGGTGGATGATCCCGCCAGTGTGCCGGAGGAATTTCCCACCCCGGAAGCCCAGGAACGGGAACGCCAGCGCCTCTTTCGCCTGCTTGAGCAGCTTGTACAGTGGGAAAACACCACCAACGAGGAAGTGCTCGAAAGCGCCCGGCGCGAAATCCGCCGGAGTTGGGCGCGGCACTGCCTTGGCGCAGCGGCATCACGCCTTTCAGACGACGAGATTGTTGAGGCGATCAATGCGGGCAGGATGCCCGCGCTCCCAGGTTTTCACGATCCCTTTGCCGGCGGGGGCGCGCTGCCGCTGGAGGCGCAGCGGCTGGGACTCGAAGCCTGGGCCAGCGACCTCAACCCCGTGGCCGTGCTGATCAACAAGGCCATGATCGAGATTCCGCCCCGGTTTGCGGGCCAGCCGCCGGTGAACCCCGAGGCGCGCCAGGACAAGCAACTCTTCGCCCGCGAGTGGAAGGGCGCGCAGGGTCTGGCCGAGGACGTGCGCTACTACGGCCAGTGGATGCGCGCTGAGGCGGAGAAACGCATCGGACACCTGTACCCGAAGGTGGAAGTGACCGCGGCGATGGCCGCGGACCGCCCCGACCTCAAACCGCTCGTGGGCCAAAAGCTCACCGTGATTGCCTGGTTGTGGGCGCGGACGGTCAAAAGCCCCAATCCGGCTTTTGCGGATGTGGATGTGCCGCTGGTTTCCACCTTCATCCTCTCCAGCAAGGCGGGCAAGGAGGCGTACGTCGAGCCAATTATCCTGGCGTCCCGCCCGCGACTTGTGGCGGGCGAGACGCCCGCCCTCCCAGGGACGCCCGCGCTCCCAGGGTATTACTTCACGGTCAAGGTGGGTAAGCCGCCGGAAAGCGCGAAGAACGGCACGAAGCTTGCGCGCGGCGCGAATTTTCAGTGTCTGCTTTCCGGCATGCCAATTCCCAGCGAGTACATCAAAGCCGAGAGTATGGCAGGTAGAATGGGAGAACGACTGATGGCCATTGTTGCCGAAGGCCCGAGTGGGCGCGTCTATCTGCCGCCTGCCGAAGAACACGAAAGGATGGCCCGTTCAGCACAACCGTCGTGGAAGCCCGATCAGCCGATGAACCGCGATACGTGCGATCTGGTCAGTGGCCGTGGCTATGGCTTTTTCACGTGGGCCGACCTCTTCACCCCCCGCCAGCTTGTGGCGCTGACGACGTTTTCCGATCTGGTGGCCGAAGCGATGGAAAAGTGCCGCGAGGACTACCTGGGAGCGCGGGCGTCCCGCCCGCGAACCATCTGGCACTCCCGCGGCCGTCTCCCTCACTTCGAGGCCGGCGAGGTGCCCCAGCACATCACCTTTCGCCTCCACGACAGCCTGCCGCGCGAGCTGCTTGCCCGCTGGCAGGACGAGCTGGCGCGCCTGCCCGAAGATGAGCAGGCACTTGAACGCCGCAAGCGCATTGAAGCCGCGCTCGACGCCGGGCACGGCGCCTGCTGGCTGCGCGATCCGCACATTGCGGAGCTGGTGGAGCAGTCCCTTCTTCACTTTGACGGCGAGCGCTACGCGCTGCACGCCTGGTGCGTGATGCCCAACCACGTCCACGTACTGGTGACGCCGCTCCACGGCAACAGCCTGTCGTCCATCCTGCACGGGTGGAAATCGTTTACGGCCAAGGAGGCCAACCGGCGGCTGGGGCGCGAGGGGCCGTTTTGGATGGAGGAATACTTTGATCGCGCCATACGCGACGAAAACCACTTCCGGCGTGTGGTGGAGTACATCGGGAACAACCCCGTCAAGGCTGGATTGTGCCCGGAGCCTTCGGCGTGGCGGTGGAGCAGCGCCTGGGAGGGCGGGCGTCCCGCCCGCCATGACTCGCGGGCGGGACGCCCGCGCTCCCAGGATGCGATCCCCTTGCGCAACGGCGGCACCGGCGCGACGGCGTATGCGGAGGCGGTGGGGACGTATTTGGGTGAGGCGGTTTCAAAGATCACCGCCTATCACTGCTCGATGGGTATCTGGCGCGCGAACATGGGAAAGAGCGGTCGCGTATTCGGACGGCAGGCGATCCCGATGGTCTGGGACTATCCTGAGTGCAACCCGTTTGCTGGCGCTGGTGGAGATTGGCATGGGGCCTACAGCGATGGGGCCAAGGTCCTTGCAAGCCTCGGGATGCACGCATACGGCCATGTGCAGCAAGCGGCCGCACAGGAAGCTGGGGAGGTTGTCACCATCTCGCCCGTCATAAGCACTGACCCGCCCTACTACGACAACATCGGCTACGCCGACCTCTCGGACTTCTTCTACGTCTGGCTGCGCCGCTCGCTCCGGCCCGTCTTTCCCGACCTCTTCGCCACGCTCAGCACGCCCAAGGCCGAGGAACTGGTCGCCACGCCCTACCGCCACGGCAGCAAGGAAAAGGCCGAGCAGTTCTTCCTGGACGGCATGACGCAGGCCATGCACCGCCTGGCCGCGCAGGCGCACCCGGCCTTTCCGGTCACCATCTACTACGCCTTCAAGCAGGCCGAAACCCTGGGAGCGCGGGCGTCCCGCCCGCGTTTTGTGGCGGGCGGGACGCCCGCCCTCCCAGGGGTGGCCAGTACCGGCTGGGAGACCTTTCTCGACGCCGTGATCTGCGCTGGCTTTGCCATCACTGGCACCTGGCCGATGCGTACCGAGCAGTCCGCCGCCCTCAAGACGACGGTAAACGCCCTCGCCTCCAGCATCGTCCTCGTCTGCCGCCCGCGAGCGGCGGATGCGCCTACCGCCACGCGGCGCGAGTTCGTCCAGGCCCTCAAGACCGAGCTGCCGCCCGCGCTGGCCGAGCTGCAGAAGGCCAACATCGCCCCGGTGGACCTGGCGCAGGCCGCCATCGGGCCCGGCATGGCCGTTTACACCCGCTACGCCCAAGTGCTGAAGGCCGAGGGGCTGCCCGTCACGGTACGCGAGGCCCTGGCGCTCATCAATGCCACCCTTGATGAGGTGCTGGCTGAGCAGGAGGGGGATTTTGACGCCGACACGCGCTGGGCCATCGCCTGGTTCGAGCAGTACGGCTTTGAGAAGGGTGAGTACGGGGAGGCCGAGACGCTCTCCAAAGCCAAAAACACCAGCGTGGAAGGGCTGGTCGAGGCCGGAGTGCTGGAGTCCGGACGCGGCAAGGTGCGGCTTGTTCAGCCCGGGGAGCTGCCGGCCGACTGGGACCCCGAGACCGACCTGCGCCTGACCGACTGGGAGGTGGTCCACCACCTGATCCGCGCGCTGGAAGCCGGCGGCGAGAGCGGTGCGGCCACGTTGGTGGCGAAGCTGGGCGCGAAGGCTGAAACCGCGCGCGAGCTGGCCTACCGGCTGTTTACCGTGTGCGAACGCCGGAAGCGCGCGGCGGAGGCCTTTGCGTACAACGCGCTGGTGCAAAGTTGGCCGGAGATCGTGCGGCTGGCGGCCGAAAGCCGCACGACACGCCCGGCTCAGGAGACGCTTTTTGAGCATACGGAGGCTTGA
- a CDS encoding sensor histidine kinase gives MLLVLALLLAAGHTAPANPVVISDRPDSQPLTAQLDQLEDPTRQLTIEQVARQPLPFTPVATDYLNLGYTSSAYWFRLRLRNDLAYPVERVIEVEQPYLGRVEAYLPRTDTEGFTCLAAGDELPFSIRAVRHRLPVFPISLPAHAEQTIYLRVETRGAFTFSAALWKPLEHGRKDRVHTFFLGAYYGFLLILLIYNAAFFFGAHDQTNIFFAGYVTCIGLFQACADGFATQLQEWFFGGLLVEGLRLRLVFGNAACGMAALFTRKYLCLQNFCNRGLSVLAGVFFSMAAIAAIAPTQTVARISTYLMALGVLPGLFSSIGPLRQGYRPALYFLLAWSAVVLAVILNTLRTAGVLSPAIAWPSVLHLGTVVQGLFLSVGLVARVAQLQQEKEAAQAEAERRTVEVSLSEAFNRQLKQANEELNQALLAREEARREAEQRRAEAEAANARLMELDRIKSEFTAMLVHDLRSPLAAVKGTLELIEEVLPDTDPDLHELVRASQGNVQRTLDLITDLLELARAESQSLSLDLQLLDLAPLLQQCIENARLGAPHPLTFVRDLPPNLPAVAGDSRKLERVFMNLLTNAAKFTPPDGRITVTAREVVGEGVEAGLSFVEVSITDTGKGIPAAELPFLFDPYRQGGQGKKHVGFGLGLAIVKRIVAAHDGNVTVKSQVGVGSTFTVTLPCWASKVGQTSLAAPELAGTGDSGEAVFT, from the coding sequence TTGCTTCTGGTACTGGCCCTGTTACTGGCAGCCGGACATACAGCGCCGGCCAACCCGGTTGTGATCAGCGACCGTCCGGACAGTCAACCGCTTACGGCCCAACTCGATCAACTGGAAGACCCCACCCGGCAACTCACCATCGAGCAGGTGGCCCGCCAACCGCTTCCCTTCACTCCGGTAGCTACCGACTACCTCAACCTGGGCTATACGTCCTCGGCCTACTGGTTCCGCCTGCGCCTGCGAAACGATCTGGCGTATCCGGTGGAGCGGGTCATCGAGGTCGAACAACCCTATCTGGGCCGCGTCGAAGCCTACCTGCCCCGCACTGACACCGAAGGATTCACCTGCCTTGCTGCTGGAGACGAGTTGCCCTTTTCAATCCGGGCCGTTCGCCACCGCCTGCCGGTGTTCCCCATCTCCCTGCCGGCCCACGCCGAACAGACCATCTACCTGCGCGTCGAAACCAGGGGTGCGTTTACTTTTTCGGCTGCTCTCTGGAAGCCACTTGAACACGGCCGCAAGGACCGTGTCCATACCTTTTTCCTGGGGGCCTACTACGGCTTTCTCCTTATCCTTCTCATTTATAACGCGGCATTCTTTTTTGGCGCCCACGATCAGACCAACATTTTCTTTGCCGGCTATGTCACCTGCATCGGCCTGTTTCAGGCTTGCGCGGATGGCTTTGCCACTCAGCTTCAGGAGTGGTTCTTTGGCGGCCTGCTTGTGGAAGGACTGCGGCTGCGGCTTGTTTTTGGCAACGCGGCCTGCGGCATGGCTGCCCTCTTTACCCGCAAGTACCTTTGCCTGCAAAACTTCTGTAACCGTGGACTGAGTGTGTTGGCAGGGGTGTTTTTCAGCATGGCCGCCATTGCCGCCATTGCTCCGACACAGACCGTAGCCAGGATTTCAACGTATCTTATGGCACTGGGGGTGCTGCCGGGACTGTTTTCTTCCATTGGGCCGCTGCGTCAGGGCTACCGGCCGGCGCTGTATTTCCTGCTGGCGTGGTCGGCGGTGGTGCTGGCCGTCATACTCAACACGCTGCGGACGGCCGGAGTGCTTTCGCCGGCCATTGCCTGGCCGTCGGTGCTGCACCTTGGCACGGTCGTGCAGGGCCTGTTCCTGTCCGTGGGGCTGGTTGCCCGCGTGGCCCAGCTTCAGCAGGAAAAGGAAGCGGCGCAGGCCGAAGCCGAACGGCGGACGGTTGAAGTGTCGCTTTCAGAAGCCTTCAACCGACAGCTCAAGCAGGCCAACGAAGAACTCAACCAGGCACTTCTGGCGCGTGAAGAGGCACGGCGGGAGGCCGAACAGCGCCGGGCCGAAGCCGAAGCTGCCAATGCGCGTCTCATGGAACTTGATCGCATCAAGTCCGAGTTCACCGCCATGCTTGTCCATGACCTGCGTTCTCCGCTGGCAGCCGTCAAGGGGACGCTCGAACTCATCGAAGAGGTCCTGCCCGACACTGACCCGGACCTGCATGAACTCGTGCGCGCTTCCCAGGGCAACGTCCAGCGGACGCTCGACCTCATCACCGACCTGCTGGAACTTGCCCGCGCAGAATCTCAATCGCTCAGCCTTGATCTCCAGTTACTTGATTTGGCGCCGTTACTCCAGCAGTGCATTGAAAATGCCCGTCTCGGTGCGCCACACCCGCTGACGTTTGTCCGCGATCTGCCTCCCAACCTGCCTGCCGTCGCTGGCGACAGCCGCAAGCTGGAGCGGGTGTTTATGAACCTGCTGACCAACGCGGCCAAGTTCACCCCGCCCGACGGCAGAATCACAGTTACGGCACGGGAAGTTGTCGGCGAAGGCGTCGAAGCCGGTTTGTCCTTTGTCGAAGTGTCCATTACCGACACGGGCAAGGGCATCCCGGCTGCCGAACTGCCGTTTCTGTTTGACCCCTACCGCCAGGGCGGACAGGGCAAAAAGCACGTCGGGTTTGGGCTGGGCTTGGCCATCGTCAAACGGATTGTCGCGGCCCACGACGGTAACGTGACGGTCAAAAGCCAGGTCGGGGTCGGCAGCACCTTCACCGTGACCCTTCCCTGCTGGGCCAGCAAAGTTGGCCAGACCTCGCTTGCTGCACCGGAGCTGGCTGGAACCGGCGACAGCGGCGAAGCCGTCTTTACATGA
- a CDS encoding helicase-related protein: MLKLEELTPGASVRGILPHSAVTVVSVQWYGSEALTLVYRDAGGQVDEELLFRQDEERLELVAEGRPWSFDGDGAAFRLVAEAHRIRLAYLFDPLLAVHTSLVEPLPHQITAVYEAMLPRQPLRFLLADDPGAGKTIMAGLLIRELMVRGDLERCLIVCPGNLVEQWQDELTRRFHLPFEILTNDKLEAARTGNWFLEQNLVIARLDKLARDEQAQQKLAAPANRYDLVVVDEAHKLAASFFGGEVKYTKRYRLGRLLSGLTRHFLLLTATPHNGKEEDFQLFLALLDEDRFEGRFRDGVHQVDTSDLMRRMVKENLLTFDGTPLFPERIAHTVPYRLSESEAALYREVTEYVREEWGRAEALRDDRRAGTVGFALTILQRRLASSPEAIYQSLRRRRERLEKRLHELERLRRDGAVAVNAVAVNAVAVNGGAVFDAEKLEDLEDAPESEMEAAAEEILDQATAASTMDELRREIQALGRLEALAAQVRTSGADTKWRQLSELLDEIFTPPAPQADPPEAGKYVPPAVSSPRQKLVVFTEHRDTLGYLQRRIGDRFGYPEAVVIIHGGMGREERRQAQERFLHDPEVRVLLATDAAGEGINLQRAHLMVNYDLPWNPNRLEQRFGRIHRIGQTEVCHLWNLVAAETREGDVYRRLLEKLEEARQALGGQVFDVLGRLHFAGRPLRELMIEAVRYGDRPEVRARLTQAIEHAVQRDHLRNLLEERALAHDTMDISRVTRVREDMARAEARRLQPHYVESFFLEAFRRLGGSLREREPRRYEITHVPALLRRRHRQPGAGDPVLERYERVVFEKPLMAPAGQPLAAFVCPGHPLLEAVLDLTLERHRDLLKRGAVLVDDRDPSTSPRVLFFLEHAIQDASRLSSGARRTLSRRLLYVELDAEGRARHRHYAPYLDYRPLRDDEPDAPTILKQPQCAWMTGALEQHAQRHAIATLVPEHVREVRQRRLTQIENIRAAVKDRLTKEIAYWDRRAEELKLMESSGKPGARLNSQEARRRADELQSRLERRLAELEREAQISALPPVVLGGAVVVPAGLLARMTGHAASAPTTPADTQAVAARARDIVMDIERQLGCEPTDREFDRLGYDIESRDPKTGRLRFLEVKGRVSGAATITVTRNEILTSLNKPDDFILALVEFLEDGTHRVSYLRRPFQREPDFGVTSVNYDFAVLLARAEEPR; encoded by the coding sequence ATGTTGAAACTTGAGGAACTGACCCCCGGTGCAAGTGTCCGGGGCATCCTGCCCCATTCGGCGGTCACGGTCGTCAGCGTGCAGTGGTACGGCTCGGAGGCGCTGACGCTGGTGTACCGCGATGCGGGCGGTCAGGTGGACGAAGAGCTGCTCTTTCGCCAGGATGAGGAGCGCCTTGAGCTTGTCGCCGAGGGCCGCCCGTGGAGCTTTGACGGTGACGGCGCGGCTTTCCGTCTGGTGGCGGAAGCCCACCGCATCCGCCTCGCCTACCTCTTCGATCCGCTTCTGGCCGTGCATACCTCGCTGGTGGAGCCGCTGCCGCACCAGATCACGGCAGTTTACGAAGCCATGCTCCCCCGTCAGCCGTTGCGCTTTCTGCTCGCCGACGACCCCGGAGCCGGCAAAACCATCATGGCGGGCCTCCTCATCCGGGAGCTGATGGTCCGGGGCGATCTGGAACGCTGCCTGATTGTCTGCCCCGGAAACCTGGTGGAGCAGTGGCAGGATGAACTGACCCGGCGCTTTCACCTGCCGTTCGAGATACTGACGAACGACAAACTGGAAGCCGCCCGCACCGGCAACTGGTTTCTCGAACAGAACCTGGTCATTGCCCGGCTGGACAAGCTCGCGCGCGACGAACAGGCGCAACAAAAGCTGGCCGCCCCCGCGAACCGCTACGACCTCGTGGTGGTGGACGAAGCCCATAAGCTCGCCGCCAGCTTCTTCGGGGGCGAGGTCAAGTACACCAAACGCTACCGCCTCGGCCGATTGCTTTCCGGCCTGACACGGCATTTTCTCCTGCTGACCGCCACGCCCCACAACGGTAAGGAAGAGGACTTTCAACTCTTCCTGGCGCTCCTGGACGAAGATCGCTTCGAGGGACGCTTCCGCGATGGCGTCCACCAGGTGGACACCAGCGACCTGATGCGGCGGATGGTGAAGGAAAACCTGCTCACCTTCGACGGTACGCCGCTGTTCCCGGAGCGCATCGCCCACACCGTTCCCTACCGGCTCTCGGAGTCCGAGGCCGCCCTGTACCGGGAGGTGACGGAGTATGTGCGGGAGGAGTGGGGCCGCGCCGAGGCGCTCCGGGATGACCGCCGGGCGGGCACGGTGGGCTTTGCGCTGACCATCCTCCAGCGCCGCCTGGCCTCGTCCCCGGAGGCCATCTACCAATCGCTGCGCCGGCGACGTGAGCGGTTGGAAAAACGGCTGCACGAGCTGGAACGGTTGCGGCGCGATGGCGCGGTGGCCGTCAACGCGGTAGCCGTCAACGCGGTAGCCGTCAACGGTGGGGCGGTCTTTGACGCCGAAAAGCTCGAAGACCTGGAAGACGCGCCGGAGAGCGAAATGGAAGCGGCCGCGGAGGAGATTCTCGATCAGGCGACGGCCGCCAGCACGATGGATGAACTCCGGCGGGAAATCCAGGCGCTCGGACGGCTGGAAGCCCTTGCGGCGCAGGTGCGAACCAGCGGCGCGGATACCAAGTGGCGGCAACTGTCCGAACTGCTGGACGAAATCTTCACCCCGCCCGCCCCGCAAGCTGACCCCCCGGAAGCCGGGAAATACGTTCCTCCGGCGGTGTCCTCGCCACGCCAGAAGCTGGTGGTGTTTACCGAACACCGGGATACGCTGGGCTACCTGCAGCGCCGCATCGGCGACCGCTTCGGGTACCCGGAAGCGGTGGTGATCATTCACGGCGGCATGGGACGTGAGGAACGGCGCCAGGCCCAGGAGCGCTTTCTGCACGACCCCGAGGTGCGGGTGCTCCTGGCGACCGACGCCGCCGGCGAGGGCATCAACCTGCAGCGCGCGCACCTGATGGTGAACTACGACCTGCCCTGGAACCCCAACCGCCTCGAGCAGCGCTTTGGCCGCATCCACCGCATCGGCCAGACCGAGGTCTGCCACCTGTGGAACCTGGTTGCCGCCGAAACCCGTGAGGGGGACGTGTACCGGCGGCTGCTGGAAAAGCTCGAGGAGGCGCGGCAGGCCCTCGGCGGGCAGGTGTTTGATGTGCTGGGCAGGCTGCACTTCGCGGGCCGCCCCCTGCGCGAGTTGATGATTGAAGCCGTCCGCTACGGCGACCGGCCTGAAGTCCGGGCGCGCCTGACCCAGGCCATTGAACACGCGGTGCAGCGTGACCATCTGCGGAACCTGCTCGAAGAGCGGGCGCTGGCCCACGACACCATGGACATCAGCCGGGTGACCCGCGTGCGGGAGGACATGGCGCGGGCTGAGGCACGCCGCCTGCAACCACACTACGTCGAGTCATTTTTTCTGGAGGCTTTCCGGCGTCTGGGCGGAAGCCTCCGCGAGCGCGAGCCGCGCCGCTACGAGATCACTCACGTGCCGGCACTGCTGCGCCGACGCCATCGCCAGCCGGGCGCTGGCGACCCGGTGCTGGAGCGCTACGAGCGGGTGGTTTTCGAGAAGCCCCTGATGGCCCCGGCAGGCCAGCCGCTGGCGGCCTTTGTCTGCCCCGGCCATCCGCTGCTCGAGGCCGTACTTGACCTCACCCTTGAGCGCCACCGCGACCTGCTGAAACGCGGCGCCGTGCTGGTGGATGACCGTGACCCATCCACAAGTCCACGGGTGCTCTTTTTCCTGGAGCACGCCATCCAGGATGCCAGCCGGTTGTCTTCGGGAGCGCGGCGTACCCTCTCGCGCCGGCTGCTTTACGTCGAACTGGACGCCGAAGGCCGCGCCCGCCATCGGCACTACGCGCCCTATCTGGACTATCGTCCCCTGCGCGACGACGAGCCGGATGCGCCGACCATCCTCAAGCAGCCCCAGTGCGCGTGGATGACCGGTGCGCTGGAGCAGCACGCCCAGAGGCATGCCATCGCCACGCTCGTTCCCGAACATGTGCGTGAAGTCCGCCAGCGGCGCCTGACCCAGATCGAAAACATCCGCGCCGCAGTCAAAGATCGCCTCACCAAGGAGATTGCCTACTGGGACCGCCGGGCCGAGGAACTGAAGCTGATGGAGTCGTCCGGCAAGCCGGGGGCGCGGCTCAACTCGCAGGAAGCCCGCCGCCGGGCTGACGAGCTACAGTCCCGCCTCGAGCGTCGCCTGGCCGAACTCGAGCGCGAGGCCCAGATCTCGGCCCTGCCACCGGTGGTGCTGGGCGGGGCCGTGGTGGTTCCCGCAGGGCTGCTGGCCCGCATGACCGGCCACGCTGCGTCAGCACCCACCACCCCTGCCGATACCCAGGCCGTGGCCGCCCGCGCGCGCGACATCGTGATGGACATTGAACGGCAGCTTGGCTGTGAACCGACCGACCGGGAGTTCGATCGGCTCGGCTACGACATCGAGAGCCGCGACCCGAAAACCGGCCGGCTGCGCTTCCTGGAGGTCAAGGGCCGGGTCAGTGGAGCCGCCACAATCACCGTCACCAGAAATGAGATTCTCACCTCGCTCAACAAGCCCGATGACTTTATTCTGGCCCTGGTGGAGTTTCTGGAAGACGGCACGCACCGGGTGAGCTACCTGCGCCGCCCCTTCCAGCGCGAGCCCGACTTTGGCGTTACCAGCGTGAACTACGACTTTGCTGTCCTCCTAGCCAGGGCCGAGGAGCCAAGATGA